The Drosophila sulfurigaster albostrigata strain 15112-1811.04 chromosome 3, ASM2355843v2, whole genome shotgun sequence genomic sequence CAAAAGCGTTTCTCTGGAAATTCTCGGCGAGACAATTGTGCAGGCCAACAATCAATTTCTTCGCGACCCAgggaaatttattttcaatagatTTCACTTAATGCTTTCCGGTGTTCCCAAACATTACTCTCTTTCTCCTCAGCAGTGTCAATGATTTTTTTAACCAGCATGTCTTATTCTCTCAACAATGTGAGTGAAATTAGCACACGATAAAAACATgaaatctttaatatttttattcgaAGTGAAAATTTAAAGAGCCTTAATGAGACAAATTAATTCACTCCTTACAGCAGTTTTGCAGTTCTTAAAATCAACAAGTACTGTCTCTCTTGTATCCCTCAGGAAAATAAGAATAGAGAAACCGTCAACATTGGCGAGAAGCATGGAATGAAGAATTTTTTCCGCATACTGACTCTCAACGGAGTGAGTTCAATCAAACAAAATGATCGGGTAACTTTCCGTGACAGTTGTCCCATCAATGTGGGAAGAGCATTTGACAATTTACTCTTTCCACCCTTCATCACGCAGTTCACCTTCCTGAATATAATATCCTACGAATTATGTAGCGTTATCCCACTTCAATATCAGAGCGAGGAGATACACCATGGCCTCCATGGCTATCGTTATGAGCTTATGCCGCCCAAGGAAACGAAATGTTTTCAGAACTGTTAAGTGAACCGTTGCCCAAGGACATGTTTGATGTATCTAATTGTGTTCAAGATAAAATGCAGCTAGTGTTCATTCAACCATTTCTTGTCTAGTGCCTTGGtttgaaaaagttcaaacTGCCTTCTCGGCACCGCACTTCTATGGCAGCAAGTATGATTGGTCGGACCATTTCGAGGACCTTAATCCCAAAGCTGAAGAGCATGAAGCTTTCATCTTCCTTGAACCCATGACTGGTGTAAAGATCAAGGAGAGGATTCGCTTCCAGTCGAACACCGTCATGcccaattgaaattatttgaataatcaACAGAGTAAGCTCAGCAATAAAATCGTGCCCagatttttgtttgattttgtaaGTAATATTCGCTGGCCAATAGTTTTTGTCCAAACCCAATTCAATGATCAATTCCTTTCTAGGAGATGGGTGAACTACCGCTATGCGTATTCTCCTTCACCTTAATGTTAACGTAACGTCAGTGCTGCAGTTAATCGCTATGACCGTGCAACTGCTGGACGCCATTAAAAGATTAATTCTGAAGAGCAAATTGCAGCTGCACTGGCACTGGTTTAATTTGCTTTTCCTTTAAagccatttttttaataaaaagtgGGTTCTTTATTtaagttataattttaattattagctGAATGGTAAAACTTGTATTATAATATCGCGACAAAATCGtaacattattaataaatatcgcGTTATATCGTTATTGATATTGAGTCCGACTTCTACAACGAAGTTAGCACTAACTAGAACAAGAATCGAAAGACATAATACGGAATACTGAGTATAAAAAGCATGCTATAAATCACGTATACGCCAAGTAGCTCCAAAGCAAAACAAGTTGCGTAAAGTGTTGTAAATAAGGAAACAAAACTGTTGAGCTACATATATGTGGGATTGGTTTTAtgattatgtttatttattatttcataagtttaatccttaattattattgtattgagtttatttattaatttaattatttaaaaatatacgtCGCGGTCGTCGTTAGCACGTCTTGCTTTTTTCGTCGTCGTCACAAAAGTCATCTTCCAAGTCTCTTGTATCGACTTCCTTCTCAATCGATACTCCTTCTCAATCGATACTCCTATCTTCATATCATCGATACTCCTTTCTTCATATCATCGATAGGGGATAGattggcgttgccagaccCATTCCCACAACTCGGCCATCCTCTCATGCATTCGCCTCGAATGCGTCGTCGTTGCAGTCGCCATCTGGAACCCATGGTTTCATGAATTCCGCACATGTGGTAGTTTGTCTCGGTCCCTCATAGAACACCGCATCTTTGGTTACATCATAGGTATCATTCGGTTTTGATTTTGTCACACGGTAGGGGCcaaaatatttagcttttaatttaagcCCACCTCCTAGTTGAGTGCGTTTTATAGCTACAAGGTCGTTGACTTTGTAAGTTGTAGCTGGCTTTCGTCGAAGATTGTATGAGCGCTTATTCTCATCTTGAATATTCGCTATCTGCTGTTTGGCCTGCATTCGGAGCTcgtctctgttgttgttaaacATCTGAATCATCTCGTCGGCAATGATCTGCTTTAAAATGAGGTCGTCTTTAGTATGCATCTTGATGCCAAAAAGCAACTCAAACGGCGTAGCTTGGGTACTTCTACAATACGTCGAATTGATGGTTTGTTGCACCTTGCCCACGTGTTTATACCATTTGGTAGGGTCGTCGATCGACATCTTAGATAGCACTGAA encodes the following:
- the LOC133840007 gene encoding uncharacterized protein LOC133840007 yields the protein MVEYSFRYLHEWIKANTNFEDSHSPFGKIKIYIFNVTNAEKYLIGRDKKIHLQQIGPITYEITGYNEILNRIKDSVTFTPYSSFAVLKINKYCLSCIPQENKNRETVNIGEKHGMKNFFRILTLNGVSSIKQNDRVTFRDSCPINVGRAFDNLLFPPFITQFTFLNIISYELCSVIPLQYQSEEIHHGLHGYRYELMPPKETKCFQNC